A region from the Sandaracinus amylolyticus genome encodes:
- a CDS encoding thioredoxin family protein — protein MRLLDRLFGAREKVIPERVRDVDAYERLVVRSERPVIVDVWSATCAPCKKLEPVLIEVATRYADRVRVVEIGTADCDPRLLAKLDVRATPTLIVVKDGEELGRQTGWRPVEWFEQMIEAELGG, from the coding sequence ATGAGGCTCCTCGATCGGCTCTTCGGTGCGCGCGAGAAGGTGATCCCCGAGCGGGTGCGCGACGTCGATGCGTACGAGCGGCTCGTGGTGCGCTCGGAGCGCCCGGTGATCGTCGACGTGTGGAGCGCGACGTGCGCGCCGTGCAAGAAGCTCGAGCCGGTGCTGATCGAGGTCGCGACGCGCTACGCCGATCGCGTGCGCGTCGTGGAGATCGGCACCGCGGACTGCGATCCGCGCCTGCTCGCGAAGCTCGACGTGCGCGCGACGCCGACGCTGATCGTCGTGAAGGACGGCGAGGAGCTCGGACGGCAGACCGGGTGGCGGCCCGTCGAGTGGTTCGAGCAGATGATCGAGGCCGAGCTGGGGGGCTGA
- a CDS encoding putative metal-binding motif-containing protein, producing MRRALSISTILWFASLALACGGSPDDDVVDAGDLFDASESPDDAGAIDASAPDAYVPEPCESPGAIEEVACGRCGTTDRFCTADRVWAYGPCEDEGECTPGTSRDATCGDCGMRVERCAATCEWISDAACEDEGECTPGTILRAASDCPSGQTRELACSAACAYEPAGECEADPCTTPGAREDVPCGACGTRERFCTAERVWAYGPCGDEGECTPGTTGRVACGRCGTLAAQCTTSCGWSPSGACEGEGACTPGTTGPCTTSCGTTGTATCEATCGPGTCAPPAESCNGADDDCDGARDETFTCVRGATRPCASACGSGVETCSTACAWGACSAPTSCCTDADGDGAGVGATCAIVDCDDTRADVFPGAPELCDFVDNDCDTGAVDEGCRVRAARYVECTEHHWTSHIEDLGPYCAPLPSSRAAGCSSNGCALTTCGGTSCWTAECATPGACFTTYRRQEGALASLVRLYHWNEPGSARNRYTTTSTPPLGYTAGAPLDLGFVATTPIAPPGLAPLALVECEWTPASGGLDYFLTTRESECSARGGTIAARLGYVWAP from the coding sequence ATGCGTCGCGCGCTCTCGATCTCCACGATCCTCTGGTTCGCATCCCTCGCGCTCGCGTGCGGCGGGTCGCCCGACGACGATGTCGTCGACGCCGGGGATCTCTTCGACGCGAGCGAGTCACCCGACGACGCGGGCGCGATCGACGCGAGCGCGCCCGACGCGTACGTGCCCGAGCCATGCGAGAGCCCCGGCGCGATCGAGGAAGTGGCATGCGGGCGCTGCGGCACGACGGATCGCTTCTGCACCGCGGATCGCGTGTGGGCCTACGGTCCGTGCGAGGACGAAGGCGAGTGCACGCCCGGCACGTCACGCGACGCGACGTGCGGAGACTGCGGCATGCGCGTGGAGCGCTGCGCTGCGACGTGCGAGTGGATCTCCGACGCGGCGTGCGAGGACGAGGGCGAGTGCACGCCCGGCACGATCCTTCGCGCGGCGAGCGACTGCCCCAGCGGTCAGACCCGCGAGCTCGCGTGCAGCGCCGCGTGTGCCTACGAGCCGGCGGGCGAGTGCGAAGCGGATCCGTGCACCACGCCCGGTGCGCGCGAGGACGTGCCCTGCGGCGCGTGCGGCACGCGCGAGCGCTTCTGCACCGCCGAGCGCGTGTGGGCGTACGGGCCGTGCGGCGACGAGGGCGAGTGCACGCCGGGCACCACGGGGCGCGTCGCGTGCGGACGCTGCGGGACGCTCGCGGCGCAGTGCACGACGTCGTGCGGGTGGTCGCCGAGCGGCGCGTGCGAGGGCGAAGGGGCGTGTACGCCGGGCACGACCGGGCCGTGCACCACGTCGTGCGGCACCACGGGCACCGCCACGTGCGAGGCGACGTGTGGACCCGGCACGTGCGCGCCGCCCGCGGAGTCGTGCAACGGTGCCGACGACGACTGCGACGGCGCACGCGACGAGACCTTCACCTGCGTGCGCGGCGCGACGCGACCGTGCGCGAGCGCGTGCGGCAGCGGGGTCGAGACGTGCAGCACCGCATGCGCGTGGGGCGCGTGCAGCGCGCCGACGAGCTGCTGCACCGACGCCGACGGAGACGGCGCGGGCGTGGGCGCGACCTGCGCGATCGTCGACTGCGACGACACGCGCGCCGACGTGTTCCCCGGCGCGCCCGAGCTCTGCGACTTCGTCGACAACGACTGCGACACGGGCGCCGTCGACGAGGGCTGCCGCGTGCGTGCAGCGCGCTACGTCGAGTGCACCGAGCACCACTGGACGAGCCACATCGAGGACCTGGGACCGTACTGCGCGCCGCTGCCCTCCTCGCGCGCCGCGGGCTGCTCGTCGAACGGCTGCGCGCTCACGACGTGCGGCGGAACGAGCTGTTGGACCGCGGAGTGCGCGACGCCGGGTGCGTGCTTCACGACGTACCGCCGCCAGGAAGGCGCGCTCGCGTCGCTCGTGAGGCTCTACCACTGGAACGAGCCGGGCAGCGCGCGCAACCGCTACACCACCACGTCGACTCCGCCGCTCGGGTACACCGCTGGTGCGCCGCTCGATCTCGGCTTCGTCGCGACCACTCCGATCGCGCCGCCGGGCCTCGCGCCGCTCGCGCTGGTCGAGTGTGAGTGGACGCCGGCGAGCGGTGGGCTCGACTACTTCCTCACGACGCGCGAGAGCGAATGCAGCGCGCGCGGAGGCACGATCGCGGCGCGCCTCGGGTACGTCTGGGCGCCGTGA
- a CDS encoding trypsin-like serine protease encodes MIRKLLSMLAVTTALAGCAPADEPGLDSDLDTKTDAIVGGSAFSGVPAVGALASGGSPFCTGTLITPTRVVTAAHCVAGTSASQITFITGPSASQVQTRTRVVRAVPHPGYNSRALTNDIAYLDLASQPAGVQPIGVLPANSMTSSWVGRELLHVGYGVSDGRTQSGSGIKRAVNIPITQVSSTQFRYGAAGRNTCNGDSGGPALHRDASGAYLVAGVTSYGDAYCTQYGVDTRVDAYLDFLGVSGGGPVDPPDDGGGGGGAEPETIRQSGSLAQGRAQFFDALPVAAGSPFRAALSGTGDADLYVRFDARPTSSTYACRPYAGDSNELCELTVPAGATEAYVAVNGYTASEFTLTITYTPAE; translated from the coding sequence TTGATCCGGAAGCTTCTCTCGATGCTCGCGGTGACGACGGCGCTCGCTGGTTGCGCGCCCGCCGACGAGCCTGGCCTCGACTCCGATCTCGACACGAAGACCGACGCGATCGTCGGCGGCAGCGCGTTCAGCGGCGTGCCCGCGGTCGGCGCGCTCGCGTCCGGCGGCTCGCCGTTCTGCACCGGCACGCTGATCACGCCGACGCGCGTGGTCACGGCGGCCCACTGCGTCGCGGGCACGAGCGCGTCGCAGATCACGTTCATCACCGGCCCGTCGGCGTCGCAGGTCCAGACGCGCACGCGCGTGGTCCGCGCGGTCCCGCACCCCGGCTACAACTCGCGCGCGCTGACGAACGACATCGCCTATCTCGATCTCGCGTCGCAGCCCGCGGGCGTGCAGCCGATCGGCGTGCTGCCGGCGAACAGCATGACGTCGTCGTGGGTCGGTCGTGAGCTGCTGCACGTCGGCTACGGCGTGAGCGATGGCCGGACCCAGAGCGGGTCGGGCATCAAGCGCGCGGTGAACATCCCGATCACGCAGGTGTCGAGCACGCAGTTCCGCTACGGCGCGGCCGGTCGCAACACGTGCAACGGCGACTCGGGCGGTCCCGCGCTGCACCGCGACGCGAGCGGTGCGTACCTCGTCGCCGGCGTGACGTCGTACGGAGACGCGTACTGCACGCAGTACGGTGTCGACACGCGCGTCGACGCGTACCTCGACTTCCTCGGCGTGAGCGGCGGTGGTCCCGTCGATCCGCCGGACGACGGTGGTGGTGGTGGCGGCGCGGAGCCCGAGACGATCCGCCAGTCGGGCTCGCTCGCGCAGGGTCGCGCGCAGTTCTTCGACGCACTGCCGGTCGCGGCGGGCTCGCCGTTCCGCGCGGCGCTCAGCGGCACCGGCGATGCGGATCTCTACGTGCGCTTCGATGCGCGCCCGACGAGCTCCACCTACGCGTGCCGCCCTTACGCGGGCGACTCGAACGAGCTCTGCGAGCTCACCGTGCCCGCGGGCGCGACCGAGGCGTACGTGGCGGTCAACGGCTACACCGCGAGCGAGTTCACGCTGACGATCACGTACACGCCGGCGGAGTGA
- a CDS encoding serine/threonine-protein kinase, with translation MGEDVPPTSAPDPTRAIHDLSEVEIRDAEAKPREWIGRVLDARYRLSEPIGEGGFGFVFRAKHLILGRDVAVKILQSAAHADPVERARFDRESSMLAALSHPHIVGVTDFGVSEGVPYLVMELVEGRSLRAMLDQRELTAERALALVVQILKALAYAHEHGIVHRDLKPANVLVQRLGDDDHAKLLDFGFAKFFGALENKAGNELTAHGTAFGTAGYIAPEQLGSSTIDGRVDLYAASVLLFEMLAGRRPFQDPDTVHELRATLIEPPPSLVTLRPDLPLAPALDPILARGLAKDPAQRFESALEMMRALEPFLPAPRVSAAPAPSPPARRAPPMPSLPIIAAVIGAAALGLITIAGVIAGWAWSRSHDEPEPPPVATLPAPSFQIEHDTPLLGPPTGERPAPGDVWAPPLPPELAAIRTQLAAGETLRAPERRTLTRMIREQPWDARPHLLLAYSQRQERSLTAAIQSYERAYRASPASRGDEQMLTDLVVMAAHPTAGTRAAEAIATIYGSEAIPAVDRAIAVSIVDARAHGRLQALRDRLAAN, from the coding sequence ATGGGCGAGGATGTACCCCCGACCAGCGCGCCCGATCCCACGCGTGCGATCCACGATCTGAGCGAGGTGGAGATCCGGGACGCCGAGGCGAAGCCGCGCGAGTGGATCGGCCGCGTGCTCGACGCGCGATATCGACTGTCCGAGCCGATCGGCGAAGGCGGCTTCGGGTTCGTCTTCCGCGCGAAGCACCTGATCCTCGGGCGCGACGTCGCGGTGAAGATCCTGCAGAGCGCCGCCCATGCCGACCCGGTCGAGCGCGCGCGCTTCGATCGCGAGTCGTCGATGCTCGCCGCGCTCTCGCATCCGCACATCGTCGGGGTCACCGACTTCGGCGTGAGCGAGGGCGTGCCCTACCTCGTGATGGAGCTCGTCGAGGGGCGCAGCCTCCGCGCGATGCTCGATCAGCGCGAGCTCACCGCGGAGCGCGCGCTCGCGCTCGTGGTGCAGATCCTCAAGGCGCTCGCGTACGCGCACGAGCACGGGATCGTCCATCGCGATCTGAAGCCCGCGAACGTGCTGGTGCAGCGCCTCGGCGACGACGACCACGCGAAGCTGCTCGACTTCGGGTTCGCGAAGTTCTTCGGCGCGCTCGAGAACAAAGCGGGCAACGAGCTCACCGCGCACGGGACCGCGTTCGGCACCGCGGGCTACATCGCGCCCGAGCAGCTCGGCTCGTCGACGATCGACGGCCGCGTCGATCTCTACGCGGCGAGCGTGCTGCTCTTCGAGATGCTCGCGGGGCGACGCCCGTTCCAGGACCCCGACACCGTGCACGAGCTGCGCGCGACGCTGATCGAGCCGCCGCCCTCGCTCGTCACGCTACGCCCCGATCTGCCGCTCGCGCCCGCGCTCGATCCGATCCTCGCGCGCGGGCTCGCGAAAGATCCCGCGCAGCGCTTCGAGTCGGCGCTGGAGATGATGCGCGCGCTCGAGCCGTTCCTTCCTGCGCCGCGCGTGAGCGCTGCGCCCGCGCCGAGCCCGCCCGCGCGGCGCGCGCCGCCGATGCCGTCCCTCCCGATCATCGCCGCGGTGATCGGCGCCGCAGCGCTCGGGCTGATCACGATCGCGGGCGTGATCGCCGGCTGGGCGTGGTCGCGCTCGCACGACGAGCCCGAGCCGCCGCCGGTCGCGACGTTGCCCGCGCCCTCGTTCCAGATCGAGCACGACACGCCGCTGCTCGGTCCTCCCACCGGCGAGCGTCCGGCGCCCGGCGACGTGTGGGCGCCGCCTCTTCCTCCCGAGCTCGCTGCGATCCGCACGCAGCTCGCGGCCGGCGAGACGCTGCGCGCGCCCGAGCGCCGCACCCTGACGCGCATGATCCGCGAGCAGCCGTGGGACGCGCGACCGCACCTCTTGCTCGCGTACTCGCAGCGTCAGGAGCGCTCGCTCACCGCGGCGATCCAGAGCTACGAGCGCGCGTACCGCGCGTCGCCCGCGAGCCGCGGCGACGAGCAGATGCTCACCGACCTCGTGGTGATGGCGGCGCACCCGACCGCCGGCACGCGTGCCGCCGAGGCGATCGCGACGATCTACGGCAGCGAGGCGATCCCCGCGGTCGATCGCGCGATCGCGGTCTCGATCGTCGACGCGCGCGCCCACGGGCGGCTGCAGGCCCTGCGCGATCGGCTCGCCGCGAATTGA